CGTCAAACGCGTCGAGACCCCCACTCCGGCCGCACAGGGATCTGCTTCGGTTCTGCGCACAGCCGCTGATCTGGTCGCAGACCTCGGTCCTTTCGGTGCGGTCGGGGTCGGTAGCGCAGGGGTCGTCGATCACGCGACCGGCACGGTCCGATCCGCCACCGATGCACTGCCCGGCTGGACCGGGACCGACATACGCGGCGAGCTGCGGCGCTTGCTCCGGGTGCCCGTGACCGCCGACAACGACGTCCACGCGCACGCGCTCGGTGAACACTGGCAAGGTGCGGCCCGAGGCTTCGACACGGTGCTTGCCGTGACGGTCGGCACCGGTGTGGGTGGCTCGTTGATAGTGGGCGGAGGCGCGCACCACGGGGCGCACAGCGCCGCAGGACACCTCGGCCACCTCCCGACGCCTGCGGCAGCAGGGCGCCGCTGTCCGTGTGGCGCGGGCGGGCACCTGGAAGCTGTCGCGTCCGGCCCTGCGCTGCTGTCCGAGTACGTGGCTCGCACGGGCACTTCGGTCTCGGAGCTGGCGGAGGTGGCTGCCCGTGCCCGCGCAGGCGATCCGATCGCGACCGAGGTGCTGGCCGGAGGAGCGGCAGCGGTCGGCGCGGTGATCGGGGGAGTGGTCAACCTGCTCGACCCCGACGTGGTCGTGGTCGGTGGCGGGGTCGCGGGCAGCGGCGCCGTGTGGTGGAGCCGACTGCGGCCGGCCGTCGAGGCGGAGCTGCTTCCGGCGTTGTCCGGCGTCTCCGTCGTGCCGGCCGAGCTGGGAGCAGACTCCGCGCTTGTCGGTGCGGCTCGGCTGGCGTGGGAGCAACTGCGATGACGGGGGTGATGGAATCTCTCCGCGGTGGTGTGATCGTGTCCTGCCAGGCTTATCCGGGTGAGCCGATGCGCACACCGGACACGATGGCGCGGGTGGCGCAGGCAGCCGCGGCAGGTGGGGCAGTGGGAATCAGGGCGCAAGGTCTTGACGACCTCCGCAGCGTCCGGACCGCGTTGGACCTGCCGTTGATCGGGTTGTGGAAGGACGGCGACGCGGGAGTCGTGATCACCCCGACGTTGCGGCACGCGTTGGAGGTGGCTCGTGCCGGGGCCGACATCGTCGCACTGGACGCGACGAACCGGCCACGAACTGACGGGTCCACTGTGGAAGAGGTGGTGCGTGCGGTGCACGAGGAAACCCAGGCGTTGGTGATGGCCGACGTGGCTACCTACGACGAGGGAGTCGCCGCCGAGAACGCCGGTGCCGACCTGGTCGGCACCACCCTGGCGGGATACACCTCGGGATCCGAGCCACCAACCGGCCCTGACTTGGGACTTGTCCGGCGCCTGGCGTCGACGCTGCGGGTGCCCGTCGTCGCCGAAGGCCGTATCCATCGCCCGGAGCAGGTCGCCACGGCGTTTCGCGAGGGGGCGTACGCCGTGGTGGTCGGAACGGCGATCACACACCCGACGACGCTCACCCGCTGGTTCGTGGACGCGACCGTACCGAGTGACGAGGACTCCTGACATGGCGCACTCCCGGATGGCGGCCGAGATCGCCGAGCAGCCGGCGGCCGCCGACGCCGTGCAGTCGGCGCTGCCGCTTGCGCACGGTCTTCGGCTCGAACCAGCCGTCGCGGTCCCGGGGCACCTCGAGCTCGACGCGGCCGACCTCGGTGATCAGCGTCTTCGACCGGGTGCCGTTGCGGGATTAAAGCTCAAGGCCAGCAACTTTGCCGCCTTCCGCACCCTCGCCGCCGCACTCACCTGCTACAAAAACTCCCCACATGAGACACGCTCTTATGCCTTGCATCCGAAGACATCGACCCGCTCGACCTGGTCGCTGCTGCGCACCCGGCCGCCTCCGCCTGGCTGGCGCTCTTCCGGCACGGCCGACTGCACGCTCGCGCCCCGGCGGCTTCGACGTGTGCCTGGACACCTCCGGACACGACGATCTGGCCGCCGAGGTTGGACTGTTCACCCATGACGGTCGACTGATCACCATGGTCGGCCCGAACAACACTCCTCTCGACCGCTGGGCCGGCTCTGCGCCCGGGATGCCAGCATCATCGGCTTCGCCATCAGCAACGCCACCACCGCCGACCTCGCCCAGGCTGCCGACGGCGTGACCCGCCTACTGCGCACCACTATCTGGTGGCCCCGCATCGCCGATCGCCTCCCGTTGTCTCAAGCGGCAAACGCACACCGTCTGCTGGAGGACGGACAGGTGCGCGGACGCCTCGTCCTCGAGCCGTAAGGGCCGCGTCCCGCGACGTTCCCGGCACTCACCGCTCAGGAAACGTGTCGACATGTTCCTGAGCTGTTGCCTTGCGGCACAGCGTTGGTCCCGGCTTGTTGGGTCGGGTTCTTCGGAGTGGCGGGACCCGGTGCTCACCGCGACGTCCTCCGGCACCGACTCGCCGAAAAAGTGCCCGTGACCCACATCCTGGCCGAGAGCGCCCCAGCACGACTACACCGGCGCGCACACTCTGCTGGTCGCCCCGTCAACCAGGGCCGCGCCGATCCCGAACGCGCCACACGTCCGGAAAAGGTAACTCTGCCTTGCTACCCAGGAGAATCCTGCTCATGAACCGACCGTCCGGTGCTTTACCCACGTACCCTTGATCGTGCCACTTTGGACGGACCCGATCATCGGACAGCCTCTCGGCACGTACAGTGCCTGGCCGCTCGTTGACTTCAGCGAATTCTTGCAGTGGCGGTGTTATCACGGCGAGACGAGCTCGAGTGCGCGCAGTGCCAGCCACAGCTCGGAGATGTCGCCGGTCTCGCTCAGGTTGCGGCTGGTGATTTCTTCGATCTTGCGTATCCGGTAGAGGACGGTCTGTCGATGGACGTGGAGCGCGGCTGCTGTGCGTTGCCACGAGCGCTGATTGGACAAGAACGAATCCAGCGTCTCGACGAGCCCGATTGTGTGCTCGGCTTCGTGGTCCAGCAGTGGCCGGAGGACTCGATCAATCAAGGATTGGGCGTCCGCAATGTTCGACAGGCCGACCCAGGGGGCTGCATCCCCATATCTGACGACGGACGTATCCGTACGGTCGGCGATCCCCAATGACCAGGTCGACTCGCGGGAGGCTTCCGGTAGTCGCGACACGAGGCTGATCGGGCGACTGATGCCGATGCGAGCCTCGCGTCCCAGGGCACTGGTCAAGACCTGGTCAATCTCGGCAGTGTCAGGCACGAGTGCCTGAACACGGCCCGAACGATGTCGGCACACATGAGGGACGTCGCGCCGCCACAATGCTATGTGCAATTCCCGCATCCTCCCCTCCTCGCTGCTGTGAGCGGCGACGAGCACAAGATGCGATGGGTCAAGACCGAGGTCTGTGAGCTGGCGCTGCCCGACCGTTGGATCCATTCGCCCATCGAGGAGTTGGTTGAGCAGTTC
This Haloactinomyces albus DNA region includes the following protein-coding sequences:
- a CDS encoding ROK family protein; protein product: MNSHVAGIDIGGTKTAAALVSIDGEIVKRVETPTPAAQGSASVLRTAADLVADLGPFGAVGVGSAGVVDHATGTVRSATDALPGWTGTDIRGELRRLLRVPVTADNDVHAHALGEHWQGAARGFDTVLAVTVGTGVGGSLIVGGGAHHGAHSAAGHLGHLPTPAAAGRRCPCGAGGHLEAVASGPALLSEYVARTGTSVSELAEVAARARAGDPIATEVLAGGAAAVGAVIGGVVNLLDPDVVVVGGGVAGSGAVWWSRLRPAVEAELLPALSGVSVVPAELGADSALVGAARLAWEQLR
- a CDS encoding N-acetylmannosamine-6-phosphate 2-epimerase, with protein sequence MTGVMESLRGGVIVSCQAYPGEPMRTPDTMARVAQAAAAGGAVGIRAQGLDDLRSVRTALDLPLIGLWKDGDAGVVITPTLRHALEVARAGADIVALDATNRPRTDGSTVEEVVRAVHEETQALVMADVATYDEGVAAENAGADLVGTTLAGYTSGSEPPTGPDLGLVRRLASTLRVPVVAEGRIHRPEQVATAFREGAYAVVVGTAITHPTTLTRWFVDATVPSDEDS
- a CDS encoding zinc-binding dehydrogenase, with the protein product MTRLLRTTIWWPRIADRLPLSQAANAHRLLEDGQVRGRLVLEP